CCGCCCGACCGGCACTGCCAACCGCCAACTAAAGCCATGCAGATAATAAATCGCCGTCCAATAAGCCCGCAACTCACTACCCGCCCGTGCCATTCCCCGTCGTGTATAAAAATCCGGCGAGGTGCGCAGGCAAACTACCGGAACCTCAAGATTTGCCATCCTCGCGCCCCGCCGCAGGCTAACAACCCACAGCGCCAGATCCTGATTATAGCGGCAGCGGTCGGGATAACTGCCGACGCGTTCAAAAAAACGCCGAGTGAAACACACGGTACTGTGCGCCACGGGGTTTGCTCTGGTGATATAGTGACAAATCTCGTCATGGGTTTGGGGATAATTCTTTTTCCAGGCAACAGCAGCCGTCGCGTCATATTCCCAAATTGCACCGCCGACCATATCCACATCAGGGTGCGTACGCAGAAAATCGGTCTGGCGCAAAAAGCGTTGCGGCA
This is a stretch of genomic DNA from Desulfuromonadaceae bacterium. It encodes these proteins:
- a CDS encoding glycosyltransferase, with the protein product MRQALSVGADGDVAEPVAVLISVYGGDRLAWFAAAIESILKQDYPGEIRIYLGVDGPLAADVEEWVATQAEIFYRIVSNSMNIGLSKTLNRLLAVLENEVYIFRLDADDLCLPQRFLRQTDFLRTHPDVDMVGGAIWEYDATAAVAWKKNYPQTHDEICHYITRANPVAHSTVCFTRRFFERVGSYPDRCRYNQDLALWVVSLRRGARMANLEVPVVCLRTSPDFYTRRGMARAGSELRAYWTAIYYLHGFSWRLAVPVGRYLSRLLPAFLVRRLYQGAVRRWACRPVTQHTPTVNNDE